One genomic segment of Pseudomonas sp. RU47 includes these proteins:
- the dusB gene encoding tRNA dihydrouridine synthase DusB has translation MSAVRIGPYTLQNGLILAPMAGVTDQPFRQLCKRLGAGLVVSEMVTSDMSLWNTRKSRLRMIHEGDPEPRSVQIAGGDAQMLANAARANVELGAQIIDINMGCPAKKVCNKAAGSALLKDEALVTEILQAVVAAVDVPVTLKIRTGWDRDNKNGLTVAKIAEQAGITALAVHGRTRADLYKGEAEYDTIAAIKQAVSIPVFANGDIDSPEKARYVLDATGADGLLVGRAAQGRPWIFREIEHFLRTGEKLPAPELIEVEHILLEHLAALHAFYGDVMGVRIARKHVGWYLATLPGAREFRAHFNRLDGTETQCANVREFFAERYKSLTGDEEGVAA, from the coding sequence ATGTCGGCGGTACGCATCGGCCCATACACATTGCAGAACGGCTTGATTCTCGCCCCGATGGCGGGGGTCACCGACCAGCCCTTTCGTCAGCTGTGCAAGCGTTTGGGCGCAGGGCTTGTAGTCTCGGAAATGGTCACCAGCGACATGAGCCTGTGGAATACCCGCAAGTCGCGCCTGCGCATGATCCACGAAGGCGATCCCGAGCCACGCTCGGTGCAGATTGCCGGTGGTGATGCGCAGATGCTGGCGAATGCAGCCCGGGCCAACGTTGAGTTGGGCGCACAGATTATCGATATCAACATGGGTTGCCCGGCAAAGAAGGTCTGCAACAAGGCCGCCGGTTCCGCGTTGTTGAAGGACGAAGCACTGGTGACCGAGATCCTGCAGGCCGTTGTGGCGGCGGTTGATGTTCCGGTCACCCTGAAGATCCGCACCGGCTGGGATCGCGACAACAAGAACGGCCTGACCGTGGCGAAGATCGCCGAGCAGGCCGGCATTACGGCGCTGGCAGTGCATGGCCGCACTCGCGCCGATCTGTACAAGGGTGAAGCCGAATACGACACGATTGCCGCGATCAAGCAGGCGGTGTCGATCCCGGTGTTTGCCAATGGCGATATCGATTCGCCGGAAAAGGCCCGTTACGTGCTCGACGCGACCGGTGCCGATGGCCTGTTGGTAGGCCGCGCCGCCCAAGGGCGGCCATGGATTTTTCGCGAGATCGAACACTTCCTGCGTACCGGCGAGAAATTGCCGGCACCGGAGCTGATCGAGGTGGAACACATACTGCTGGAGCATCTGGCCGCACTTCACGCTTTCTATGGGGATGTGATGGGCGTGCGCATTGCGCGCAAGCATGTGGGCTGGTATCTCGCAACCTTGCCGGGCGCCAGGGAGTTTCGCGCCCACTTCAATCGTTTGGATGGTACGGAAACACAATGCGCCAACGTTCGGGAGTTCTTCGCCGAGCGTTACAAGAGCCTGACAGGGGACGAAGAAGGGGTGGCCGCATGA
- the accC gene encoding acetyl-CoA carboxylase biotin carboxylase subunit, giving the protein MTAKLEKVLIANRGEIALRILRACKEMGIKTVAVYSKADKELMHLGLADESVCIGPASAAHSYLHIPAIIAAAEVTGATAIHPGYGFLAENADFAEQVENSGFAFIGPKAETIRLMGDKVSAKHAMIEAGVPTVPGSDGPLPEDEETALRIGREVGYPVIIKAAGGGGGRGMRVVHKEEDLIAFAKLTRTEAGAAFGNPMVYLEKFLTNPRHVEVQVLSDGQGHAIHLGDRDCSLQRRHQKVLEEAPAPGIDEKAREEVLARCVKACIDIGYRGAGTFEFLYENGRFYFIEMNTRVQVEHPVSEMVTGIDIVKEMLSIAAGNKLSFTQDDVVIRGHSLECRINAEDPKTFMPSPGTVKHFHAPGGNGVRVDSHLYSGYAVPPNYDSLIGKLITYGATRDEAMARMRNALDEIVVDGIKTNIPLHRDLVRDEGFCKGGVNIHYLEHKLAGEKH; this is encoded by the coding sequence ATGACTGCGAAGTTGGAAAAAGTTCTGATCGCTAACCGCGGTGAGATCGCCCTGCGGATTCTGCGTGCCTGCAAAGAGATGGGCATCAAGACCGTCGCCGTTTACTCCAAGGCCGACAAAGAGCTGATGCACCTGGGTCTGGCAGACGAATCCGTCTGCATCGGCCCGGCTTCTGCCGCGCACTCTTACCTGCACATCCCGGCCATCATCGCTGCCGCTGAAGTGACTGGCGCTACCGCCATTCACCCAGGCTACGGTTTCCTCGCGGAAAACGCCGATTTTGCCGAGCAGGTCGAGAACTCCGGCTTCGCCTTCATCGGCCCGAAAGCCGAAACCATTCGCCTGATGGGCGACAAGGTTTCGGCCAAGCACGCGATGATCGAAGCAGGCGTGCCTACCGTTCCAGGCTCCGACGGCCCACTGCCGGAAGACGAAGAAACGGCGCTGCGCATCGGTCGTGAAGTCGGCTACCCGGTGATCATCAAAGCCGCTGGCGGCGGTGGTGGTCGCGGCATGCGTGTTGTGCACAAGGAAGAAGACCTGATCGCCTTCGCCAAACTGACCCGCACCGAAGCTGGCGCGGCGTTCGGTAACCCGATGGTCTATCTGGAAAAATTCCTGACCAACCCGCGTCACGTCGAAGTGCAGGTGCTGTCCGACGGCCAGGGCCACGCCATCCATCTGGGCGACCGCGATTGCTCGCTGCAACGTCGTCACCAGAAAGTTCTCGAAGAGGCGCCGGCACCGGGCATCGACGAGAAGGCGCGCGAAGAAGTACTGGCTCGCTGCGTCAAGGCGTGCATCGACATCGGCTACCGCGGCGCGGGTACTTTCGAGTTCCTGTACGAGAACGGTCGTTTCTACTTCATCGAAATGAACACTCGTGTTCAGGTGGAGCACCCGGTTTCGGAAATGGTCACCGGTATCGACATCGTCAAGGAGATGCTCAGCATCGCCGCTGGCAACAAGCTGTCGTTCACTCAGGATGACGTGGTTATCCGCGGTCACTCGCTGGAATGCCGGATCAACGCTGAAGACCCGAAAACCTTCATGCCGAGCCCGGGTACGGTCAAGCATTTCCACGCTCCAGGCGGCAACGGCGTTCGCGTCGATTCGCACCTGTACAGCGGTTATGCAGTTCCGCCGAACTACGACTCGCTGATCGGCAAGCTGATCACTTACGGCGCGACCCGCGACGAAGCCATGGCACGCATGCGTAATGCCCTGGACGAAATCGTGGTTGACGGGATCAAGACCAACATCCCGCTGCACCGTGATCTGGTTCGCGACGAAGGCTTCTGCAAGGGTGGTGTGAACATTCACTACCTCGAGCACAAGCTGGCTGGCGAGAAGCACTAA
- the accB gene encoding acetyl-CoA carboxylase biotin carboxyl carrier protein produces MDIRKVKKLIELLEESGIDELEIKEGEESVRISRHSKTPAQQYYAPAPMQAPAAAPVAAAPVAAAAPAAAAAPALNGTVARSPMVGTFYRKSSPTSPSFVEVGQTVKKGDTLCIVEAMKMMNHIEAETSGVIESILVEDGQPVEYDQPLFTIV; encoded by the coding sequence ATGGATATCCGTAAAGTTAAGAAACTGATCGAATTGCTGGAAGAGTCCGGCATCGACGAGCTCGAGATCAAGGAAGGCGAAGAGTCCGTACGCATCAGCCGTCACAGCAAGACCCCGGCTCAGCAGTACTACGCGCCAGCTCCGATGCAAGCACCGGCTGCCGCACCTGTTGCAGCTGCTCCGGTTGCAGCCGCAGCTCCGGCTGCCGCTGCTGCTCCAGCGCTGAACGGCACTGTTGCCCGTTCGCCGATGGTCGGCACGTTCTACCGCAAATCTTCGCCAACCTCGCCGTCCTTCGTTGAAGTCGGCCAGACCGTGAAGAAAGGCGACACTCTGTGCATCGTCGAAGCCATGAAGATGATGAACCACATCGAAGCTGAAACCAGCGGTGTGATCGAGTCCATCCTCGTCGAAGACGGCCAGCCGGTTGAGTACGACCAACCGCTGTTCACCATCGTTTGA
- the fis gene encoding DNA-binding transcriptional regulator Fis, which translates to MTMMTETLVSGTAPVSDNVNLKQHLNTPSEEGQTLRGSVEKALHNYFAHLEGASVTDVYNLVLSEVEAPLLESVMNYVKGNQTKASELLGLNRGTLRKKLKQYDLL; encoded by the coding sequence ATGACGATGATGACCGAGACTTTAGTGAGTGGAACAGCACCCGTGAGCGACAACGTGAATTTGAAACAGCACCTCAATACCCCGAGCGAAGAAGGTCAGACCCTTCGCGGGAGTGTCGAGAAGGCGCTGCACAATTATTTCGCCCACCTTGAGGGCGCATCCGTCACGGATGTGTATAACCTGGTGCTCTCCGAAGTCGAGGCGCCCCTGCTCGAAAGCGTGATGAACTACGTCAAGGGCAACCAGACCAAGGCGAGCGAGCTGCTGGGACTTAACCGCGGCACGCTGCGCAAGAAACTCAAGCAGTACGATCTGCTGTAA
- the prmA gene encoding 50S ribosomal protein L11 methyltransferase has translation MPWLQVRLAISPEQAETYEDAFLEVGAVSVTFMDAEDQPIFEPELNTTPLWAHTHLLALFEGGTEPAPVLAHLELLTGSPLPEHHSEVIEDQDWERSWMDGFQPMRFGQRLWIVPSWHAAPEPDAVNLLLDPGLAFGTGTHPTTALCLEWLDGQDLKGCNVLDFGCGSGILAIAALLLGAKEAVGTDIDVQALEASRDNAGRNNIAEELFPLYLPEDLPQVKADVLVANILAGPLVSLAPQLSGLVKSGGRLALSGILAEQGDEVAAAYAQDFDLDPIANRDGWVRITGRRR, from the coding sequence ATGCCTTGGCTGCAAGTACGTCTCGCCATCAGCCCGGAACAAGCCGAAACCTACGAAGACGCTTTCCTTGAAGTAGGCGCCGTGTCGGTGACCTTCATGGACGCCGAAGATCAGCCGATCTTCGAGCCGGAACTCAATACCACCCCGCTGTGGGCGCATACGCACCTGCTGGCACTGTTCGAGGGCGGCACCGAACCGGCACCGGTTCTGGCCCACCTGGAACTGCTGACCGGCAGCCCGTTGCCTGAGCATCACAGCGAAGTCATTGAAGATCAGGACTGGGAACGCAGCTGGATGGACGGCTTCCAGCCGATGCGCTTCGGCCAGCGCCTGTGGATCGTGCCGAGCTGGCATGCCGCACCTGAGCCAGACGCAGTCAATCTGCTGCTGGATCCGGGTTTGGCGTTCGGCACCGGCACGCACCCGACCACCGCGCTGTGCCTGGAATGGCTCGACGGTCAGGATCTGAAAGGCTGCAACGTGCTCGACTTCGGCTGCGGCTCGGGGATTCTGGCGATTGCGGCCCTGCTGCTCGGCGCCAAGGAAGCGGTCGGCACCGACATCGACGTGCAGGCGCTGGAAGCCTCGCGTGATAACGCCGGGCGCAACAACATTGCCGAAGAACTGTTCCCGCTGTACTTGCCGGAAGATCTGCCACAGGTCAAAGCCGACGTACTGGTCGCCAACATTCTGGCCGGCCCACTGGTTTCTCTCGCGCCGCAACTGTCCGGCCTGGTGAAATCCGGTGGCCGTCTGGCGTTGTCGGGCATCCTTGCCGAGCAAGGTGATGAAGTCGCTGCCGCTTATGCGCAGGACTTTGATCTCGACCCGATCGCCAATCGCGATGGCTGGGTGCGCATCACCGGCCGTCGGCGTTAA
- the aroQ gene encoding type II 3-dehydroquinate dehydratase, whose protein sequence is MATLLVLHGPNLNLLGTREPGTYGSTTLAQINQDLERRAREAGHHLLYLQSNAEYELIDRIHAARGEGVDFILINPAAFTHTSVALRDALLGVSIPFIEVHLSNVHKREPFRHHSYFSDVAVGVICGLGASGYRLALEAALEQLETQATT, encoded by the coding sequence ATGGCAACCCTACTGGTGCTGCACGGCCCCAACCTGAACCTGCTCGGCACCCGCGAACCCGGCACTTACGGTTCAACGACCCTGGCGCAGATCAATCAGGATCTGGAGCGCCGCGCCCGTGAAGCCGGTCATCATCTGCTGTATCTGCAAAGCAATGCCGAGTACGAATTGATCGACCGCATCCACGCCGCGCGCGGCGAAGGTGTCGATTTCATTCTGATCAATCCAGCAGCTTTTACGCACACAAGTGTCGCATTACGTGACGCGTTGCTGGGAGTGAGCATCCCATTCATCGAAGTGCATTTGTCCAACGTGCACAAACGCGAACCTTTCCGCCATCACTCTTACTTCTCCGATGTAGCGGTGGGAGTGATCTGCGGCCTTGGCGCCAGCGGTTACCGACTGGCCCTGGAGGCTGCACTAGAACAGCTTGAAACACAGGCAACGACTTGA
- a CDS encoding DUF3426 domain-containing protein, with protein MTDSFVTQCPHCQTSFRVSHAQLSVARGVVRCGSCLQVFNAAKQLLEQHAGKDAVTPVAPSIVEQPPIIEAPPVVQAPAIVEQPAPRAISQKQWSASELDLDSLDLDEELARLEQREIQPTTEFGRPREDALSARRDNPEPDETLWRDSLFSERADEHTAEPEDDEAEIADIEPVKSERTEPSLSLEPVDLDDEPAIPHLRLHDPIDPNARRERLSASDEADDDDLPSIEPLRKKRERAEPGVRAEVLQDLTDDPLQLDWQKRRSPWGRRMLWLLLVLLAAGGLAAQYISYHFEELARQDQYRPWFQQICPQIGCTVPSKVDIARIKSSNLVVRSHPEFNGALVVDAIIYNRATFSQPFPLLELRFADLNGHLIASRRFKPGEYLRGDLEGLAEMPPQTPIHIALDILDPGPKAVNYSLSFHSPE; from the coding sequence ATGACCGACAGCTTCGTCACCCAGTGCCCGCATTGCCAAACCAGTTTCCGTGTCAGCCATGCTCAATTGAGCGTGGCCCGCGGGGTGGTTCGCTGCGGCTCCTGCCTGCAAGTGTTCAATGCGGCCAAACAGCTGCTGGAGCAACACGCCGGCAAGGACGCGGTGACACCGGTTGCACCCTCGATTGTCGAGCAGCCGCCGATTATCGAGGCCCCGCCCGTTGTCCAGGCGCCGGCCATCGTCGAACAGCCCGCGCCGCGTGCCATCAGCCAAAAGCAGTGGAGCGCGTCCGAGCTGGATCTCGACAGCCTCGATCTGGACGAAGAACTGGCCCGCCTCGAACAACGGGAAATCCAGCCGACCACCGAATTCGGTCGTCCACGCGAAGATGCCCTGAGCGCACGCCGCGACAACCCTGAACCAGATGAAACGCTCTGGCGCGACAGTCTGTTCAGCGAGCGCGCCGATGAACACACGGCCGAGCCCGAGGACGACGAGGCAGAAATCGCCGACATCGAACCGGTCAAATCCGAGCGCACCGAGCCTTCGCTGTCGCTGGAACCGGTGGATCTGGATGACGAACCAGCGATTCCGCATCTGCGCCTGCACGACCCGATCGACCCCAATGCCCGCCGCGAACGCCTGTCGGCCAGCGACGAAGCCGATGACGACGATTTGCCATCGATCGAGCCGCTGCGCAAAAAGCGCGAGCGCGCAGAGCCCGGCGTACGCGCCGAAGTCCTGCAAGACCTGACCGACGACCCGCTGCAACTGGACTGGCAGAAACGCCGCTCGCCGTGGGGCCGACGTATGCTCTGGCTGCTGTTGGTCCTGCTGGCGGCGGGAGGCCTGGCCGCCCAGTACATCTCTTATCATTTCGAAGAGCTGGCCCGACAGGATCAGTATCGCCCGTGGTTCCAGCAAATCTGCCCGCAGATCGGCTGCACGGTGCCGTCCAAGGTCGATATCGCCCGAATCAAGAGCAGCAACCTGGTGGTGCGCAGCCATCCGGAGTTCAACGGTGCGCTGGTGGTCGACGCAATCATCTATAACCGCGCGACATTCTCCCAGCCATTTCCATTGCTGGAGCTGCGCTTTGCCGACCTCAACGGTCACCTGATCGCCAGTCGTCGCTTCAAACCCGGCGAATACCTCAGAGGTGATCTCGAAGGTCTGGCGGAAATGCCGCCGCAGACACCGATCCACATTGCGCTGGATATTCTCGATCCCGGGCCGAAAGCGGTGAATTACAGCCTGAGTTTCCACTCGCCCGAGTGA
- the purH gene encoding bifunctional phosphoribosylaminoimidazolecarboxamide formyltransferase/IMP cyclohydrolase — protein sequence MTDQTTRLPIRRALISVSDKTGILEFAKELEALGVEILSTGGTFKLLRDNGVAAVEVADYTGFAEMMDGRVKTLHPKIHGGILGRRGIDDAIMSEHGIKPIDLVAVNLYPFEATINKPGCDLPTAIENIDIGGPTMVRSAAKNHKDVAIVVNASDYASVLEGLKAGGLTYAQRFDLMLKAFEHTAAYDGMIANYMGTVNQAAETLSTEGRSEFPRTFNSQFIKAQEMRYGENPHQSAAFYVEAKPAEVGIATATQLQGKELSYNNVADTDAALECVKSFVKPACVIVKHANPCGVAVSPDAEGGIRQAYELAYATDTESAFGGIIAFNRELDAETAKAIVERQFVEVIIAPSVSEEARAIVAAKANVRLLACGEWSADRAAAWDYKRVNGGLLVQSRDIGMISADDLKVVTKRAPTEQEIHDLIFAWKVAKYVKSNAIVYAKNRQTIGVGAGQMSRVNSARIAAIKAEHAGLQVVGSVMASDAFFPFRDGLDNAAKVGITAVIQPGGSMRDAEVIAAADEAGIAMVFTGMRHFRH from the coding sequence ATGACCGACCAGACTACCCGCCTGCCGATCCGCCGCGCCTTGATCAGCGTTTCCGACAAGACCGGGATCCTCGAATTCGCCAAGGAGCTTGAAGCTCTGGGCGTCGAGATCCTCTCCACCGGCGGGACGTTCAAGCTGCTGCGCGACAACGGTGTTGCCGCAGTGGAAGTCGCGGATTACACCGGTTTCGCCGAAATGATGGACGGTCGGGTGAAAACCCTGCACCCGAAAATCCACGGCGGCATCCTCGGTCGTCGCGGTATCGACGACGCGATCATGAGCGAGCACGGCATCAAGCCAATCGATCTGGTTGCTGTCAACCTGTACCCGTTCGAAGCCACCATCAACAAGCCAGGCTGCGACCTGCCGACCGCCATCGAAAACATCGACATCGGCGGCCCGACCATGGTCCGTTCGGCAGCGAAAAACCATAAAGACGTAGCGATCGTGGTGAATGCCAGCGATTACGCCAGCGTGCTCGAAGGCCTCAAGGCCGGTGGCCTGACCTACGCTCAGCGTTTCGACCTGATGCTCAAGGCTTTCGAACACACCGCCGCCTATGACGGCATGATCGCCAACTACATGGGCACCGTGAATCAGGCTGCTGAAACCCTGAGCACTGAAGGCCGCAGCGAATTCCCGCGCACCTTCAACAGCCAGTTCATCAAGGCCCAGGAAATGCGCTACGGCGAGAACCCGCACCAGAGCGCGGCGTTCTACGTGGAAGCCAAGCCTGCCGAAGTCGGCATCGCCACTGCGACCCAACTGCAAGGCAAAGAGCTGTCGTACAACAACGTCGCCGACACCGACGCCGCGCTGGAATGCGTGAAGAGCTTCGTCAAGCCAGCCTGCGTCATCGTCAAGCACGCCAACCCGTGCGGCGTGGCCGTCAGCCCGGACGCTGAAGGCGGCATCCGTCAGGCCTACGAACTGGCTTACGCCACCGATACCGAATCGGCGTTCGGCGGCATCATTGCCTTCAACCGTGAACTGGATGCCGAGACCGCCAAGGCGATCGTCGAGCGTCAGTTCGTTGAAGTGATCATCGCTCCAAGCGTCAGCGAAGAAGCTCGCGCCATTGTTGCAGCCAAAGCCAACGTGCGCCTGCTGGCCTGTGGCGAGTGGTCGGCTGACCGCGCCGCTGCCTGGGACTACAAGCGCGTCAACGGCGGTCTGCTGGTACAGAGCCGCGACATCGGCATGATCAGCGCCGACGACCTGAAAGTCGTGACCAAACGTGCGCCGACCGAACAGGAAATCCACGACCTGATCTTCGCCTGGAAAGTCGCCAAGTACGTTAAATCCAACGCCATCGTCTACGCCAAGAACCGTCAGACCATCGGTGTCGGCGCGGGCCAGATGAGCCGCGTAAACTCGGCGCGTATTGCCGCGATCAAGGCTGAGCACGCCGGCCTGCAAGTGGTCGGTTCGGTGATGGCCTCCGACGCGTTCTTCCCGTTCCGCGACGGCCTGGACAACGCAGCCAAGGTCGGTATCACTGCGGTGATCCAGCCGGGTGGTTCGATGCGTGATGCTGAAGTGATTGCCGCCGCTGACGAAGCCGGCATCGCGATGGTCTTTACGGG
- a CDS encoding methyl-accepting chemotaxis protein, with protein sequence MRLKLLTNLNTLLLVAVCLALGATLWWSQKALERPYLLMERYLGLSQQFQNEVARNVEDYLASGDALRLSSASQAIDSLRKELAELPPALAETLNPSLSGLEEFSKTDLLAAGKLAGDPQALLLQAERELSASLEQLSTYANGNASYLTPLLAASQHLGKLSLARDKLVSSGRSELTADVEREVTNIRTQAQAIDALPLLGVVTSNESNSDDFAALMGIENTEKTAAEDAGVGLKRELNSLLGRYPAELERTRDQIQKRADLSTATHQKIAAVQQAIAGLEPVVRAQHGQIQGEVRLMQGVMIGLILLIALLIDTLQRRLARTLTNLAPALSTWAEGDFSRDIHLGKTNRELRDIEASLNRLRAYLVDLVGTIRGNAEQVAGSSRTLAELSNDLHSGAEHQAGDTALIRDSLGELEATIQQVAGDAQQAADASRHAGLAVEHGQTVIGQSLTGLHALVGEVQGNAQMIEHLAEESATIGGVLTVIRSIADQTNLLALNAAIEAARAGEMGRGFAVVAEEVRSLAQRTAGATAEIQTLIAGLQTAARQSVEGMRAQVEHAEATANQAQAADGALDKIVGAIQTISDTAIRIADITAQQSGAVSEIRDHSERIHQLGGDNLVRIGRGREQGENLLVLGGQLHTAVQAFRV encoded by the coding sequence ATGCGCCTGAAGTTGCTCACCAATCTCAATACGCTGCTGCTGGTCGCCGTGTGCCTCGCACTCGGCGCCACGCTGTGGTGGTCGCAAAAAGCCCTCGAACGCCCGTATTTGTTGATGGAGCGGTATTTGGGACTGTCGCAGCAGTTTCAGAACGAGGTCGCACGCAACGTCGAGGATTACCTCGCCAGCGGCGACGCCTTGCGCCTGAGCAGCGCCAGCCAGGCCATCGACAGCTTGCGCAAAGAACTCGCTGAATTGCCGCCGGCGCTGGCTGAAACGCTGAACCCGAGCCTGTCGGGCCTGGAGGAGTTCAGCAAAACCGACTTGCTCGCGGCCGGCAAACTGGCGGGCGATCCGCAGGCGTTGCTGTTGCAGGCCGAGCGCGAATTGAGCGCCAGCCTTGAGCAACTCAGCACTTATGCCAACGGCAACGCGAGCTATCTGACGCCGTTGCTTGCGGCTTCGCAGCATCTGGGCAAACTGTCGCTGGCGCGGGACAAGCTGGTCAGCAGCGGGCGCAGCGAACTGACGGCCGATGTTGAGCGCGAGGTCACCAACATCCGTACGCAAGCTCAGGCAATTGATGCCCTGCCCTTGCTCGGCGTCGTCACCAGCAACGAGTCGAACAGCGACGATTTTGCCGCGTTGATGGGTATCGAAAACACTGAGAAAACCGCCGCCGAAGACGCCGGTGTCGGCCTCAAACGTGAACTCAACAGCCTGCTCGGACGCTATCCGGCAGAGCTTGAGCGCACCCGCGACCAGATTCAGAAACGGGCGGATCTGAGCACCGCGACGCACCAGAAAATTGCCGCCGTGCAACAGGCCATCGCCGGCCTGGAACCCGTCGTACGCGCCCAACACGGGCAAATTCAGGGCGAAGTGCGGCTGATGCAAGGCGTGATGATCGGCCTGATTCTGCTGATCGCTTTACTGATCGACACTTTGCAACGGCGCCTGGCGCGCACGTTGACCAATCTCGCGCCGGCGCTTTCAACCTGGGCCGAGGGCGACTTCAGTCGTGACATTCATCTGGGCAAAACCAACCGTGAACTGCGTGACATCGAAGCCTCGCTCAATCGATTGCGCGCGTATCTGGTGGATCTGGTCGGGACCATTCGCGGCAATGCCGAACAAGTCGCGGGCAGTAGCCGCACCCTGGCCGAACTGAGTAACGACTTGCACAGCGGTGCCGAACATCAGGCTGGCGACACCGCGCTGATCCGCGACTCCCTCGGCGAACTTGAAGCAACAATCCAGCAGGTTGCCGGCGATGCGCAGCAGGCCGCGGATGCCAGTCGTCATGCCGGACTGGCGGTCGAGCATGGCCAGACGGTAATTGGCCAGAGCCTCACCGGCCTGCACGCATTGGTCGGTGAAGTACAAGGCAACGCGCAGATGATCGAACATCTGGCCGAAGAGTCGGCAACCATCGGTGGCGTGTTGACGGTGATTCGCTCGATTGCCGACCAGACCAACCTGCTGGCCCTCAACGCGGCGATTGAAGCGGCGCGCGCCGGGGAAATGGGTCGTGGCTTTGCCGTGGTGGCTGAAGAAGTGCGCTCGCTTGCCCAGCGTACTGCCGGCGCGACTGCCGAAATCCAGACGCTGATTGCCGGCCTGCAAACGGCGGCACGGCAATCGGTCGAAGGCATGCGGGCGCAGGTTGAACATGCCGAAGCCACAGCCAATCAGGCGCAAGCGGCGGACGGTGCGCTGGATAAAATCGTCGGCGCGATCCAGACCATTTCCGACACGGCAATCCGCATTGCCGATATCACCGCGCAGCAAAGCGGTGCAGTCAGCGAGATTCGCGATCACAGCGAGCGGATTCATCAGTTGGGTGGGGATAATCTGGTGCGTATCGGCCGTGGGCGCGAACAGGGTGAGAACCTGCTGGTATTGGGCGGGCAACTGCATACGGCCGTTCAGGCCTTTCGCGTCTGA